Part of the Mytilus edulis chromosome 9, xbMytEdul2.2, whole genome shotgun sequence genome, ATTGGTCAAGAATGCTTCTAGAGGTATTTGGAGTGAATAATTTTTGGTTAAACGAGGTTTACGTTActatacttttatatatattcacaCGCCAGGCAAAGCCAATGAACAAACACACAATAATGTGTGATTGATGTTACGAATGTTGAAAACCAATTAAACATTTCTTCTATTTTTGTAGGATTATGGGCTGTTATAAACAATGCAGGTGTAGCATCTTATGTCGAATGTGAATGGTGTCCATTAGATGTCTATCAACACATGATTGACGTAAATCTAACTGGTGTAATCAGAGTGACTAAAGCCTTTCTACCGCTCGTCAGAAAAACTCAAGGTCGTGTTGTCACTGTTGCAAGTCTTGCTGGTAATGTAACGCGTTAACAATCAGTcgtaatatatttgtatttttaaatcgTTCAGCAAAGGCTTAAGCGGACCCTTTTTTGCATGAACTCTGACGTGAACAgcaatttttgtattattattcAGACACTCAAAAGACAATCAGGATGAACACacataaagaaaaacaacataTAAGCTATCTGCATGTCGTTTGTCGGTTCCTTCTCAATTACTGGTACTCGACgagcatcttcgctagccaaggattCCGATCCAGTCCAACTTGAAGAGGAGCGGACTGGATCATAACCATTGGTTAGCAAAGATGCTCGACATGTTGCTAATGGCAATTAAAAtgatgcataataaaaaaattctacctGTCCCTAAACACACTGTTTTAATATTTAGGAAGGAATGGTTTACCAGGTTTCTCCGCATACACTGCCACAAAGTTTGGTGTAATAGGATTTTCAGAATGTCTCAGAAGAGAAATGCAAAAGTTCAATGTCAAGGTCATCACAATAGAACCAAGCATGTACAAGTAAGTAAAAGTATACAGTCTAGGTCATTAGCGGAATCTGACGAAAACTGGTTCAATAAAGTTGAAATTGAAGGACCGACGTGTAAGCTTAAGCCAAGTATAAAAATACTTAAACATAATTTTCAATGGGCAAACCAATTGTAAACTTTGCATGAAGCTATGATGGAGTTATAATCTTGGCAGTAATTTTGAAAACGAAATAAAAATGCGCATATttagttttaaagatttttccttTGTTGACTTTTGCTAATGTGAGCATGTGGATATTACGAAGACAAGCAAGAATAATCGGTACGCACCTTTTATCAAACAAAACAAGTTATaatggtaaataaaaatatatcgaATTAGCTCTGTAATCGGTATCTCAGGAAAAATAATTCCGGCCAGTGAGTCAATTTTGCCACTCGGCAAACCTCGGTAGATTATTGTACGTTATTTGTTATGCCTGTTCTCTTTTTTTGGAACACAGTTTACGGTTAATATTTGAGTTCAACAGATAAAGGACAAACACAAACTTGCCTGCATCGTAAGATCACATAATTTGCCAAATGTAAGACATTTTTAGAGTTAATTTCCTACTTAGATTTCAAGGTTTTTGTGTATACATAATAACAATGGACGACTATACACGTGTAAACTTGCAATGATGATCAATGATATTAAGTTAATTaatgtttatgatatttttacaGAACAAATATAACTGATGAAAATGTTATTATCGCACAAAACAAAGAGTTATGGGAACAGTGTCCAGACGAGATTAAAAATGCATACGGAGAACATTATTTTAACGATTTTCTtgttaaaataaaggaaaatatacTAGATTTAACTGCCAACAAAGACATTGCGCAAGTAATTGACGCAATGGAGGATGCCATTTGTTACCAGAATCCTGACACTAGATATGTACCGGGGTTTCGTACTTCATTTGAGAGTTTTATATATTCCATATTGCCAGTCAGTATTCAAGACTTAACAGTTTCGATTGTAATGAAATATATCAGCAAACCATGTCAAATGACTACATTAAATAAAAACAGCTAGATAATAAGTTCTTGCCTCGTTCGACTTTGTCTTTAATGGTTTTTAGTCCACTTATTGTCTCTTCACAAATTGATAAGACGTCATAACACTAAAGCCTATAGACTGACGTGTACAGTACTGATTGTAATTTTCGCAtggaaaacacgattttttttcTGTGCACGTTTTAATCAAGTTTAACATCTACACATGTTTAGATTTCTATAATTATGTGTTAAAATGTCAGGTTTTTAGTAAGTATTGCATGGTTTCATAAGACTTAGTGCTTGAATATTTCTAGATCTGtgtattatacatatatacagtACTATATTTAGGACTGTGTCggatataaatatagaataaggagatgttgtatgttTTATCTTGTTTTCCTCCTACAGTGTTGCCCTAGGATTTAGTTTGTAAAAcgtttttgttttctctcaatcgatttatgacttaaacagcagtatactactgttgcctttatttatcatgtttgaaTGCGACAGCTATCGTCTAGGGTCAAaata contains:
- the LOC139490089 gene encoding 17-beta-hydroxysteroid dehydrogenase type 6-like: MHICVYGVILIIILFVSLLIFVYKLRRNRKIQVNGKSVFITGCDRGFGYHIAKQLSTLGFQVFAGCLDINGVGAKELANFSKSVHPVQIDVTKEQDVSDALKFVEDTIQDKGLWAVINNAGVASYVECEWCPLDVYQHMIDVNLTGVIRVTKAFLPLVRKTQGRVVTVASLAGRNGLPGFSAYTATKFGVIGFSECLRREMQKFNVKVITIEPSMYKTNITDENVIIAQNKELWEQCPDEIKNAYGEHYFNDFLVKIKENILDLTANKDIAQVIDAMEDAICYQNPDTRYVPGFRTSFESFIYSILPVSIQDLTVSIVMKYISKPCQMTTLNKNS